In Treponema primitia ZAS-2, a genomic segment contains:
- a CDS encoding DUF4393 domain-containing protein, which produces MMDKDSLEVAKDLVKEVGKAVYNDGGKPIVEPTGELIGLIPRAIKAALLPLEKWIISKEYNLSETKLLLNIKLENINPENIEPPETHIAVPALQYISYCMDNIELRNMYANLLAASMNKVVKNGVHPAFVEIIKQLCPNEAKILKYLKQKTAIPIITLRYEIDNTGIGMNILEHFSNVGEKCDCEPPIKIQHYFDNFNRLGITYIPPDYLLTENNIYEELENHPFIKEKMVIPENYKAKGYKTNKINKKGLFLTAFGKEFCKTCID; this is translated from the coding sequence ATGATGGATAAAGATTCTCTTGAAGTAGCTAAAGATTTAGTTAAAGAAGTGGGGAAAGCTGTTTATAATGATGGTGGGAAACCTATCGTTGAACCAACCGGAGAATTAATTGGGTTAATTCCCAGGGCAATAAAGGCTGCCCTATTGCCTCTGGAAAAATGGATTATTTCTAAAGAATACAACTTATCAGAAACAAAATTATTATTAAACATAAAATTGGAAAATATCAACCCTGAGAACATTGAACCGCCTGAAACTCATATAGCCGTACCTGCACTTCAATATATTAGTTATTGTATGGATAATATTGAATTACGAAATATGTATGCTAATTTATTGGCTGCTTCAATGAACAAAGTGGTAAAAAACGGAGTACACCCAGCTTTTGTTGAAATAATAAAACAGCTTTGCCCAAATGAAGCAAAAATATTAAAATATTTAAAACAAAAAACTGCCATTCCAATTATAACATTACGATATGAAATAGATAATACAGGCATCGGTATGAATATACTAGAGCATTTTTCAAATGTTGGAGAAAAATGTGATTGCGAACCACCAATAAAGATACAGCATTATTTTGATAATTTTAATAGACTTGGGATAACTTATATCCCTCCGGATTATTTATTGACAGAAAACAATATTTATGAAGAACTAGAAAATCATCCTTTTATTAAAGAAAAAATGGTCATTCCAGAAAATTATAAGGCAAAAGGTTATAAAACAAATAAAATTAATAAAAAAGGATTATTTCTTACTGCTTTCGGGAAAGAATTTTGTAAAACTTGTATTGATTAA
- a CDS encoding UPF0175 family protein — translation MEKQITINYPETLAFSLKMQSEEFGQEMKTLSLVKLYELGKVSSGIAAKALGIPRIAFLDVLSNYHVSIFAEADELGADFAALKGRL, via the coding sequence ATGGAGAAACAAATAACCATAAACTATCCCGAAACTCTGGCATTTTCCCTTAAAATGCAAAGTGAAGAATTCGGCCAGGAAATGAAAACCCTTTCTCTGGTAAAACTCTACGAACTTGGGAAAGTTTCTTCCGGTATAGCTGCAAAAGCCCTGGGTATCCCGAGGATTGCTTTTTTGGATGTGCTTTCAAATTACCATGTTTCCATATTCGCCGAGGCTGATGAGTTAGGAGCCGATTTTGCAGCGCTTAAAGGCCGTCTCTAA
- the glp gene encoding gephyrin-like molybdotransferase Glp yields the protein MEWISLEKAQELILSKTSPIEEIQRLPLNKALGFIAGETIHAPMDNPPFDRSPLDGFALRSGDTPTASADKPVRLRITGVVYAGGVFERPLVPGEAVRIMTGAAMPLGADCMVPLEDVRTEAGELLVFRPVKAQENYVFRGEDIPKGEPLVQEGEWLGAVHLGLLASMGMDTVPVLRAPRIGLLCTGDELTPAGQPLAPGKIYSSNDTMLSARLEEFGFHARLLPAMADDAATVAARIAAEAGNLDMFITTGAVSVGDKDIMPEVFTLLGAEQLFWRVAFKPGSAVLCGVYRNTLLLCLSGNPFASFTSFELLARPALAKLARRRDLETRRILARLKDPFLKKSPTRRFIRAKLTEPENRDLPFVSLPEGHSSGQIRSLLGCNCFVDIPAQSTALNEGSEVEVVLF from the coding sequence CCTCCCCCTCAATAAGGCCCTGGGGTTTATTGCCGGGGAAACCATCCATGCCCCCATGGACAATCCCCCCTTTGACCGCTCCCCTCTGGACGGCTTTGCCCTCCGCAGCGGGGACACCCCGACTGCGTCGGCGGATAAACCGGTGCGGCTGCGCATTACCGGGGTCGTATACGCCGGCGGTGTCTTTGAGCGCCCCCTTGTGCCGGGGGAAGCGGTGCGGATCATGACCGGGGCTGCCATGCCTCTAGGCGCGGACTGCATGGTCCCCCTGGAGGATGTGCGGACCGAAGCCGGGGAGCTGCTGGTATTCCGTCCTGTCAAAGCGCAGGAAAACTACGTGTTTCGGGGTGAGGATATACCCAAGGGGGAACCGCTCGTCCAGGAAGGGGAATGGCTCGGGGCAGTCCATCTGGGGCTACTTGCGTCCATGGGTATGGATACCGTACCAGTACTGCGCGCCCCGCGGATCGGCCTCCTCTGTACCGGGGACGAACTTACCCCGGCAGGCCAGCCCCTGGCGCCGGGAAAAATATATTCCAGCAACGATACTATGCTCTCCGCGCGGCTGGAAGAATTTGGTTTTCATGCCCGGCTCCTGCCTGCAATGGCAGATGACGCCGCTACGGTAGCCGCCAGAATTGCTGCGGAGGCTGGGAACCTGGATATGTTCATCACCACCGGCGCGGTGAGCGTGGGCGACAAGGACATCATGCCTGAAGTGTTTACCCTGCTGGGGGCAGAACAGCTTTTCTGGCGTGTAGCCTTCAAGCCCGGCAGCGCCGTCCTCTGCGGGGTGTACCGGAACACGCTTCTCCTCTGCCTGTCCGGTAACCCCTTCGCCAGTTTTACTAGCTTTGAACTCCTGGCGCGCCCGGCCCTGGCAAAACTGGCCCGCCGCAGAGACCTGGAAACCCGCCGTATCCTGGCCCGCCTGAAAGACCCCTTCCTCAAGAAAAGCCCCACCCGCCGCTTTATCCGGGCAAAACTCACAGAGCCAGAAAACCGGGACCTTCCTTTTGTAAGCCTGCCCGAAGGCCACTCTTCGGGGCAGATCCGGTCCCTTTTGGGCTGCAACTGTTTCGTAGACATCCCGGCGCAGAGTACTGCTCTGAATGAGGGCAGCGAGGTTGAGGTGGTACTATTCTAG